From a single Nymphaea colorata isolate Beijing-Zhang1983 chromosome 4, ASM883128v2, whole genome shotgun sequence genomic region:
- the LOC116252686 gene encoding vesicle transport protein GOT1-like: MVSFEMNDRKKIGLGLTGFGIFFSLLGVLFFFDKGLLAMGNILFLSGVMLTIGLKSTMQFFMKRQNYKGTIAFGLGFFLVLIGWPIIGMILESYGFIVLFSGFWPTLAVFLQRIPVIGWLFQQPFISSFLDRYRPKRVPV, encoded by the exons ATGGTTTCCTTCGAGATGAATGACCGGAAAA AAATTGGGCTTGGATTGACGGGGTTTGGtatctttttctccctcttgggAGTCCTCTTCTTCTTTGACAAGGGACTTCTAGCCATGGGAAAT atacttttcTTGTCGGGAGTGATGTTAACCATTGGACTGAAGTCCACAATGCAGTTCTTCATGAAACGACAGAATTACAAG GGTACAATTGCTTTCGGTCTGGGTTTCTTCTTGGTTCTTATTGGATGGCCTATCATCGGCATGATCCTTGAATCATATGGGTTCATCGTACTCTTCAG TGGTTTCTGGCCAACACTTGCAGTCTTCTTGCAGCGGATACCTGTTATTGGTTGGTTATTCCAgcaaccatttatttcatca TTTCTGGATCGATATCGACCCAAAAGAGTCCCTGTGTGA
- the LOC126409990 gene encoding uncharacterized protein LOC126409990 isoform X2 → MNGAEGREAREREVAGKCYRSGRRHSPMSYLFQPIFTESEALPIRFTNRFSQSLVQKVIKDTIAWWRGVGKAAAIRIVTLAASSSSVQVSVLLLLLLLWERRGREDDEEKAQQDRDEFGGRQAGAGGSQEAAPAAANVCDNTHAGNDSPPSSPRQQGVQASEDRSFRLVPVIYPILSSGGSRNASGYAGCLLGESPKSKK, encoded by the exons ATGAACGGAGCAGAGGGAAGAGAGGCGAGAGAACGTGAGGTCGCTGGGAAATGTTACCGGTCGGGCAGACGCCATTCCCCGATGTCGTACTTATTTCAACCGATTTTCACCGAATCGGAAGCTCTCCCGATTCGGTTCACAAACCGATTCTCACAGTCACTGGTACAAAAAGTTATTAAAGACACCATTGCTTGGTGGCGGGGAGTCGGGAAAGCGGCTGCCATCAGAATCGTAACCCTCGCTGCTTCCTCCTCATCCGTTCAAGTCTCTgttcttctgctgctgcttttgttgtgggaaaggagagggagggaagaTGATGAGGAGAAAGCCCAGCAGGATAGAGATGAATTTGGAGGAAGACAGGCAGGAGCTGGAGGAAGCCAGGAAGcagcaccagcagcagcaaACGTTTGCGACAACACCCACGCCGGCAACGACTCTCCTCCATCATCTCCAAGGCAACAAGGAGTCCAAGCATCAGAGGATCGGTCTTTCAGACTAGTCCCGGTTATATATCCAATCCTGTCCTCTG GAGGATCTAGGAATGCGTCCGGGTATGCAGGTTGTCTTCTTGGGGAATCTCCCAA GTCCAAGAAGTGA
- the LOC126409990 gene encoding uncharacterized protein LOC126409990 isoform X1, which yields MNGAEGREAREREVAGKCYRSGRRHSPMSYLFQPIFTESEALPIRFTNRFSQSLVQKVIKDTIAWWRGVGKAAAIRIVTLAASSSSVQVSVLLLLLLLWERRGREDDEEKAQQDRDEFGGRQAGAGGSQEAAPAAANVCDNTHAGNDSPPSSPRQQGVQASEDRSFRLVPVIYPILSSGGSRNASGYAGCLLGESPKQSHPRLVDR from the exons ATGAACGGAGCAGAGGGAAGAGAGGCGAGAGAACGTGAGGTCGCTGGGAAATGTTACCGGTCGGGCAGACGCCATTCCCCGATGTCGTACTTATTTCAACCGATTTTCACCGAATCGGAAGCTCTCCCGATTCGGTTCACAAACCGATTCTCACAGTCACTGGTACAAAAAGTTATTAAAGACACCATTGCTTGGTGGCGGGGAGTCGGGAAAGCGGCTGCCATCAGAATCGTAACCCTCGCTGCTTCCTCCTCATCCGTTCAAGTCTCTgttcttctgctgctgcttttgttgtgggaaaggagagggagggaagaTGATGAGGAGAAAGCCCAGCAGGATAGAGATGAATTTGGAGGAAGACAGGCAGGAGCTGGAGGAAGCCAGGAAGcagcaccagcagcagcaaACGTTTGCGACAACACCCACGCCGGCAACGACTCTCCTCCATCATCTCCAAGGCAACAAGGAGTCCAAGCATCAGAGGATCGGTCTTTCAGACTAGTCCCGGTTATATATCCAATCCTGTCCTCTG GAGGATCTAGGAATGCGTCCGGGTATGCAGGTTGTCTTCTTGGGGAATCTCCCAA GCAATCCCATCCTAGGTTGGTTGACAGATGA
- the LOC126409990 gene encoding uncharacterized protein LOC126409990 isoform X3 has protein sequence MNGAEGREAREREVAGKCYRSGRRHSPMSYLFQPIFTESEALPIRFTNRFSQSLVQKVIKDTIAWWRGVGKAAAIRIVTLAASSSSVQVSVLLLLLLLWERRGREDDEEKAQQDRDEFGGRQAGAGGSQEAAPAAANVCDNTHAGNDSPPSSPRQQGVQASEDRSFRLVPVIYPILSSGQVRHFLWR, from the exons ATGAACGGAGCAGAGGGAAGAGAGGCGAGAGAACGTGAGGTCGCTGGGAAATGTTACCGGTCGGGCAGACGCCATTCCCCGATGTCGTACTTATTTCAACCGATTTTCACCGAATCGGAAGCTCTCCCGATTCGGTTCACAAACCGATTCTCACAGTCACTGGTACAAAAAGTTATTAAAGACACCATTGCTTGGTGGCGGGGAGTCGGGAAAGCGGCTGCCATCAGAATCGTAACCCTCGCTGCTTCCTCCTCATCCGTTCAAGTCTCTgttcttctgctgctgcttttgttgtgggaaaggagagggagggaagaTGATGAGGAGAAAGCCCAGCAGGATAGAGATGAATTTGGAGGAAGACAGGCAGGAGCTGGAGGAAGCCAGGAAGcagcaccagcagcagcaaACGTTTGCGACAACACCCACGCCGGCAACGACTCTCCTCCATCATCTCCAAGGCAACAAGGAGTCCAAGCATCAGAGGATCGGTCTTTCAGACTAGTCCCGGTTATATATCCAATCCTGTCCTCTG GCCAAGTCCGCCATTTTTTATGGCGCTAA
- the LOC116252640 gene encoding uncharacterized protein LOC116252640, producing MAASVPSLGFAATFVKRHAAVQVQAHTFLSRPFALLPRSISLACIRTPPASSLPKLKANFPKFRRCTRTVASSAATAQNQGEDLISKIPPDNRIPATIITGFLGSGKTTLLNHILTADHGKKIAVIENEFGEIDIDGSLVAAKTTGAEDIIMLNNGCLCCTVRGDLVRMVSELLDKKKGKFDHIVIETTGLANPAPIIQTFYSEDRLFNDVKLDGVVTLVDAKHAGIHLDEVKPKGVVNEAVEQIAYADRIILNKIDLVGEQELSSLVQRVKNINGMASLKRTEYGKVDLDYVLGIGGFDLERIESVVNAEEPEDHSDHDHCHGHCDDPNHHHHDKHEHEHEHHASNHAHDHAHDHIHDPGVSSVSIVCEGNLDLNKANIWLGTLLLERSDDIYRMKGLLSVDGLNERFVFQGVHDIFQGSPDRPWAPEEKRINKIVFIGKNLDAKAIEEGFTACLLQ from the exons ATGGCTGCCTCCGTCCCCTCACTGGGCTTCGCGGCCACGTTCGTGAAACGCCACGCCGCAGTTCAGGTCCAAGCTCATACCTTCCTCTCCCGGCCTTTCGCACTCCTCCCCCGCTCCATCAGCCTCGCCTGCATTAGAACTCCGCCAGCTTCTTCGCTCCCCAAACTAAAGGCCAACTTCCCTAAGTTTAGGAGGTGCACACGGACGGTGGCTTCCTCCGCGGCCACAGCGCAGAACCAAGGGGAAGATTTGATCTCCAAGATTCCCCCGGACAACCGAATCCCTGCCACCATCATCACTGGCTTCCTTGGCTCCGGAAAG ACAACTCTTTTAAACCATATTTTAACTGCTGATCATGGAAAAAAGATTGCTGTCATTGAGAATGAG TTTGGTGAGATTGATATTGACGGTTCACTGGTGGCTGCCAAAACAACTGGAGCAGAAGACATTATCATGCTCAACAATGGTTGCTTGTGCTGTACGGTGAGAGGTGATCTAGTTCGTATGGTCTCAGAGCTACTCGATAAGAAAAAGGGGAAGTTTGACCATATTGTTATAGAGACAACTG GCCTTGCAAATCCAGCCCCTATCATTCAAACTTTCTACTCAGAGGACAGACTTTTTAATGATGTCAAGTTGGATGGCGTAGTTACTctggttgatgcaaaacatgcaGGCATCCATTTGGATGAAGTAAAACCAAAAGGTGTAGTGAATGAAGCAGTTGAACAAATTGCATATGCTGATCGTATCATATTGAACAAG ATTGACTTGGTTGGTGAGCAAGAGCTTTCTTCCTTAGTTCAGCGAGTAAAG AATATTAATGGTATGGCTTCACTCAAGCGAACAGAGTATGGCAAAGTAGACTTGGATTATGTTCTTGGAATTGGAGGATTTGACTTGGAAAG GATTGAAAGTGTTGTAAATGCTGAAGAGCCGGAGGACCACTCTGATCATGATCATTGCCATGGCCACTGTGATGATCccaatcatcatcatcatgacaagcatgaacatgaacatg AGCACCATGCAAGCAATCATGCACATGATCATGCACATGATCATATACATGATCCAGGTGTTTCATCTGTCAGCATAGTTTGCGAGggaaatttggatctaaataaG GCAAATATTTGGTTGGGGACCCTACTGCTGGAGCGCAGTGATGACATTTATCGAATGAAAGGCCTTCTTTCTGTTGATGGCTTGAACGAGAGATTTGTTTTTCAG GGAGTTCATGATATATTTCAAGGATCACCTGACAGACCATGGGCCCcagaagagaaaagaataaacaaGATTGTTTTCATAGGAAAAAATTTGGATGCCAAGGCTATAGAAGAGGGTTTCACAGCCTGCCTACTGCAATAA